The region CTTTATTTTAACCAAGTATGTTTATAAAGGCATTTGGTCTGTATGGCTTTTTCTCAGTAAAGCCAACTAATTAGAGCACATTCTATAGACCCTTAAAGTTACATTTGCCTTCAATTTTCATTAAGGTTAAAGCACGGTTATTTGAAAAACgttcaaaaaatataatcaagtacCATACTCAAGTTTCATGATGAATcgcttacaaaatacaaaaaggtAATTTTTCCAGAGAGATTTGGAAGTTTATAACAAATCATTTCTTAAAAGACGGTCAACATTTGCAGTGACTCTCTCAGACATCATTTGAAAGACGTCGTTGTATAACGTTTTCAGCAAAGGggaacacatttttattacagcACAGACAGCAACATAAGCAAACTGGCAGTTGTTATTGCAAATGACTTATGACAGTATAACAGTGATTAATCAGGAGAGAATTCTTTTAATGCGTGGCTTTACATATTCATCGCATAAATCACGAAAAAATAGACGAATAGCGAATCCAACAAATTAGGTGTTCAATGttctaataaaaagaaataacagcatgtggctaacaaatgcataaaaatactgCATGTCCAGATGCACAGACATCACTAAGCCAAAAGTGGTGATCTCACTCAACAGATTTTGACAAAGTGACAAAAACGAAGGCACAAATAGAGGAAGACATTTCAGCTTAGAGGTAGCTACAAGTCTATGAAGGACAACATGGTCTCCGTGGGCTACATCAGGCAGGAGCGCGTGGGTGAGACAGTTTCATGCTTCTTGGACTATGTCATGCCTCCCATTTTCAGCCTGCCAGCATCTATGATTCCAGGCAACTGTGGGACCTTCACTCAGTGTGTGGTGTGCGACAACAGTGTAAAGAAGTACTTTATGCAACAATGAACTGTTGCAGTGTTTATTCTTATGATAGATTGTTGGAAAGGATGCATTACCATTATCATGCATTAACTTTAGTTAGTTAGCTTTAAAGCAACAACGGAAATGGAAACATACATAGGCAGGATTACGTAGcctgttgtttttaaaagccGAACTTGTGCATCAAGTATACAGAAATACAAAATTGATGCTGTTTCTTAAATATGTTGTTGATAGTGacaaaagttataaaaataatgtcattatgtATTTCGTTTAGGTTGTGgtaaaagaaagggaaaaaaaaaacagaagaaaaaacaacactcCTGGTGTTTGTCAAATTCAGCTCTGATTAAGCTCTGACATGCTTGACGATAAAAATGTCCCTTGAGGAAGGCCATATGCTTAGACTAGTCTTCTTTCCATTGTCAAagttaatttgacctttttagaTAATAACTTTGAACTAGACATTGGAAATGTCTTTGTTAGTAGTTTTTCAATTCCtggtatttctttttttctcccgATTTTTGTGCAAATGCCCGAACATACAGCATACAACATGTGATGCCAGCATGTTGAACTCTAGgcctgttttttgttatttttaatctcATCCTCTCCAAACAAGTGCCTAATGGACTTTTTAAATAACTGGGTGGCTCTCCACACAAAAGCATCTGGAAAAAGGAAGGAAGCATGTCTCAATGAGGGgaagatgtgtgtatgtgtgtgcgtttcaTTTGCATGGGAAAGATTCAAGTCATAACAGACTGGACATTGTAGGTTACTCAAGCACATATGGTTCAGTGTGTGTCAAAAATAACATCTGTGAACAAAAAAATGTGGCATTGCAAAATTACACTTAAGACTTTAAGAAAAAAAGCCAggttctgggaaaaaaaaaaaaaaacaaaaaaaaaaaaaaaaaaaaacaaacaaacaaaacaaaacaaaaaacaaacaacaacaaaaaaacaaaaaaaaactggtgcATTATCTCTCACTAATGGGTCCTCTTTAGTGAAtggatgccatcagaatgagagtccaaactgctgataaaaacatcacaattatccacaattaattcacatgactccaatccatcaattaacatcttgtgaagcaaagaGCTACATGTTCAtagtaaacaaatccatcaaaatattttttatttctctgaagATAGAAATATGCATAGATGAAGCACGGATTTCAGGCAACAGGAGATGGACATTTATtaagtgttattatagattatagattttttatgaattttgtttttgaaagaagcaatgatttaaatgtaaatgccttgttggatttgtttcttagaaacacagctttttttactttacaagatgttaactgatggactgtcaCGCGGATTACTCACGGATTATTGTGATGTCTATTAGCTCTCATTCTGATTCTAAAAAAGCACTTTTCCTGATTGGAGTCTAACAATGCTGAATAAGAATGACAGATGATAAGTAGCTGCTAAAATTGCAAGAGTGTCCTGCAAACAACAGATAGCACATCCAACAAGGCCAATGCACAAcacagtttataattttattctgtgATTATGCACCatagtttttaacatttgttaaaaaacattgcaaaagtgCATGAACCTATAGATCAAACTGTGGAAATTGGTGCTACTAATGCCAAGGACATCAGTTCgtttcccagggaatgcatgaattgGGGGGGGGGAGGATCTTAAGTGCAATgcaaatcactttggataaaaacatctgtcaattgtgtaaatgtaaatgaaatttaaaagtttcattgtggattgaaaatatgattaatatGGGTTTCCGTGCCACTTGAACAAAAAACTTCAGGATGGCTTGTTTGAGCTCCTGACTTTCAAGACACATAAAACCACAGTACAGCATGCACGGCCTACATTGAGGCTTGGATGTGCTTTGAGAACCAGCTAATGTAAAAAGTCACACAATCAAATATGGTCGATAAATCTTCTTCAACACTCTAGATATAATGGGAAATATCTGACACAGAATAAATAAAGctcatttataacaatatttacaACATCTTTCAATGTCCCTGAAAATGTGTTCTGGTCAATAAACACTGGTCAAACAGCCGGTGATACTAACAGATCTCAAAGGCATTGAGCTGAACTCGGTGCATTACTTTGAACTTGTGTCTTGTTGGTTTTGGGAAGTAAAACGGTCCAAATGAAAgcacaaaatgaattaaaacacttCTTTGAAGCACTTTTGGCAAACAAACAGCATAAACAAcggctgtattttttttctttaacaatttATGAAAACTTCATGGTTTGAAACTATGCAGAGCACAATGTATTGACAGAAGAATTCCTGTCCTTTCACACCAGTTTACAGTGCTAAAAATGATGTGATGAACTGTAGAATGAAAGCATTTGCGTTTGCCAAGAGTGAGCTAAAAGGGAATTAATTTCAGCTGTTCCAGGACAAATTggtttaacttttaaatgctttttcttAGGTCATGATACATACATAATACAGCATACATGGGTtcaaatttaaactcaaatcactTATTCCAGGTGTTTGAAAGGTCATGGTCAGAGGACCTGCTAGTCAGTGCTGCTCTGTTCACATACCTGATTACAGATAAACACCCCCCTCTAGAGGATATTTCAGATATTAAAGAAAACTATTCGAACAGGAACTATATTACcacagcctaataataataataatttaacgtATTCTTTGAATTACCAATTTATTTACATAACAacacattattgttgttgtttgttagtATCTCATCTAGGCTTCTTAAATTATTACCATTAATTTCAAATATGGCTATAACTTCATTTTGGGGATTAAGATGCTAAATAAGATAGCTAATTAATATTCTTAAAGCCCAGAGTTTGGACAAACTTGTAGCATTTGTTTCTTCAAAGCCAATTTCTTCCAGTAAACAATAAACCtaatatgattttcttttgtcttcTTATTAATTGAACGATGAGACCATGCATGAGAGAAACGAAACTGTTGTAGTATCTAGGAAACGAAACCTACCAGCGTACACAAGCGGTCTAGGATTCACCTTACAGTCAGGAAACATCTCAGTGAAATTAGTTCAAAACCAGTGCACGGCGTCTgactttttgttgtgttgtggaaAGAAGGATTTCTGTTATTTTGATATTTCGAAGTTATTTAAAGATGGAGAAAATGAGTTACACGTTCAGTCAGCAATATGAGGAAAAAATACGTCCTTGCATCGACACTATCGACCGCTTACGGTCTCTGGGGGTCGAAAAGGACCTGGCGTTGCCTGCCATCGCCGTCATTGGAGACCAAAGCTCAGGAAAGAGTTCAGTTCTCGAGGCGCTGTCTGGAGTAGCGTTACCCAGGGGTAGTGGTAaggacaaaaattatatatatatatataattacgtATAAATACATACGTTCCAGCCAATGCTGTGGATGTACCATGGCAGAGTGAAGCTACTCCATGGCTAGTCTATACCATGATACTGAATTATTAACCTTGGAGTTTACCCTGTTGGAAAAAACAATAGGAACCATCACAGAATTTGTTATGGTTTTAATGGATACTGTAATGGTCCCTGTGGGTCTTTGTTAAAACTATTGGCATTGGTGGCATGTTAAAACtactaaatcctaatggaatatgttcCAAAGcaggtaagtacatgtaacaaatttaatggttttaatggttaaacgTTCTTTTTTAGCAGGATAAATGGTACTGTAAGGCATTTCAAAAAATAGCCTGGTGAAACAATGTCTGGAACATTTCATGTTTTGTGTAGGAATTGTTACAAGATGCCCTCTTGAGCTCAAGATGATAAGAACTAAAGATGAAACCAAATGGCATGGAAGAATCAGCTACAATGAAAAAGAGGAAGATATTCATGACCCAGCAGAAGTGGAGAAAAAGATTTGTGAAGGTAGAGAGAATGCTTAGAATGCATCTGGAGATCTTACAAAAgagtatatataatttaagtctTATATCTAATTTGTAGCCCAGAATGAGATGGCTGGAGCAGGTGTTGGTATTAGTGATGAACTTATCAGTCTGCAGATCACCTCTGCCAGTGTTCCTGACCTCACTCTCATTGACCTTCCTGGTATCGCTCGAGTGGCAGTCAAGGGGCAACCTGAGGATATTGGAGATCAGGTAAACtctttatatttactatattcttcataagacattttatataaaaaaatacctttGTGTGAGATACTGATACAtctattaaatgcatttcttcTAGATAAAGAGACTGATCAAGAAGTTTGTTACAAAGCAAGAAACAATTAACCTGGTTGTTGTGCCATGAAATGTTGACATTGCAACCACAGAAGCATTACAGATGGCTCAGAAGGAGGATCCTGAGGGTGAAAGAACATTAGGTGTGCATTACTGATTGCATTTAGgtgctatccaccttattttcgAATGCGGAAGTAACCTATTTTCTTTGAATGTACAAGACTTCCAATTAACCTGCTGCTATAGGTGCATAGCTAGAAGATTAACAAAGTGCCGTAAAAGGTAAAAATATTTCCactaaaaaaaagtatgtcctatgattataatgaattaaaataatatgaaaataaataccaatttgcaatatcaagcagcataatgcAGGACTGTTTTTGTTCATGCACATATATCTGTATGAAAATGACACTCTAAATCTGGTATAGTCAAGTTAGCAATGGCCACGTCaactcttacattaaaaataaggtggatacatcAAACAGAGTCAGTAAAACCACAGGTTCCCATGCATAATCTGATTATATTCTGATCATTTGACTATCTGCAGGCATCTTAACAAAGCCGGATCTGGTGGATAAGGGCACTGAAGAGACAGTTGTAGACATTGTGCACAATGAGGTCATTCACCTTACTAAAGGCTACATGATTGTAAGATGCAGAGGACAAAAAGAGATTATAGATCAAGTCACTCTCCATGAGGCCATAGCAACAGAAGATGTTTTCTTCAAAGATCATCCTCATTTTAGGTGCTTTGCTTTTGTAAATCACCTGTGGTATGCCCACATGGTGCGCACACAGATTAGTACCTGTTTTTTGGGATTTAGTTAATCTAACTctttacattatgtatttatggcatttttttccccccagcaaACTTTATGATGAAGGTTTTGCCACTATTCCCAAGTTGGCTGAGAAACTAACAATTGAGTTGGTTCATCACATTCAGGTGAAATTATTCTGTTCGTTCTAACAAAAGTGAACTACGGCATTTTTTGACTCATAATAAGCATAGCTCATATTGATAATTTGTTATGTAGAAATCCCTGCCTCGTTTAGAAGAACAGATCGAGGCAAAACTTGCTGAAACACAGAAGGAACTGGAGGCATATGGCAATGGACCCCCATCAGACCCTGCAGAAAGACTGAGCTTTTTCATTGATGTGAGCACAACCATGTAATCTACACAGCTACTATAtgaacatattaatatttaagtaaaaagtCATTGAAATCTTTCATATCTCATCACTACATTTAGAAAGTTACAGCTTTCACTCATGATATGTTCAACTTGACCACTGGGGAGGAAGTTAAATGTGCTTCAGATCTACTAGTTTTTCCAGAACTTCGGGAAGAATTTGCAGAATGGAATGTTGTCTTGTACCGTTCAGGAGTTTCCTGTGAGTGAGGCATTTACTTTGTATCTCCTGATTGTACTGCTGCTTTTGGCCAGTGTGCTATGTTATGATTTTGCTTAAAGGGTTTAACATTTTAACACCAGAAGCATCCCCTTTTAGCGGAGTACCAAAAAATTAATTACCAAACTAAACTTCTAACCTAATCTAAGTTGCTTAATTTCAACAAAACACACTTTTAGAAGCTGAACTCAGCTATTCAATTGAATGTAGTTTTCTGTATTCAAAAACCCCTTTGCAGTCAACAGGAAGATTGAGAAAGAAGTGGATAACTATGAAGCCAAGTATCGGGGAAGAGAGCTTCCAGGATTCATCAATTATAAGACCTTTGAGGGGCTTGTTAGAGAACAGATCAAGCTGTTGGAGAAACCTGcactgaagacactgaagactgtctCTGGTTAGTGTCGTAtggtattttaaatacattcttaGGTTGTTGCTATGTGCATGTTATAAAGCTATTCTGACAGTACTGGTCTACTTGATTATACTTGTCGAAACTTCAATCTCAAACCACTGAACACTGAATATCAAAGAACACCTTGTAAGATGACCCATgaactctttctctttcattctgttcTTGAGTAATGCATGTAACCCAAGGTTGCTCCaggtggatttttttattaaatgcattgtgAATTGCTTTAGATAAAGGTAGCTGTTTAGTAATTAATGCAATTTCTaatgacaaaaatgaatgaacattCGGTTTGCATTTATAGATGTGGTTAGAAGGAAGTTCATCCAGCTGGCCCAGTGCAGTTTCATTGGGTTCCCTAATCTTCTGAAAATAGCAAAGGTAGGTTTTTGTGTTTATGGCAATATTTCTGGCAGCCACATCTTATCAGATGGGGCATGCTTTAGAAAGCAGAGCCCTATATAAACTGAATCAGTAATAAATTAACTTGTAAATGTGTTCAGAAGTTTGTAGACTACTGCTGTAAAGCATGCTGGATATACTGAAATGTAGCGCATAGTACAAAAGCTTTTATAAATGCTCTAAATGATAagtcacattacttttaaatgttcaagGATACCATTGaattataatacaaatttaaagaaaGTCTCACTAGAGCTTACCATAACAAATCTTTTATATACTTTCTTAGACTAAGATCGAAGCCATCAAGCAGGATAAAGAACGCCTGGCAGAATCCATGCTGAGAACCCAATTCAAGATGGAGCTCATCGTTTACAGTCAAGATGGCACATACAGCCAGAGCCTGAAACATGCAAAGGACAAGCTGGAAGAGGCAGAAAATGCAAAGCTagcacttaaaatgaaaaagagtAGTATCGTGAGTGTAGACGTTGACACAGGTAATCATGCCACTTTGCGTGAGATGAGGTTGCACCTAGAGTCCTATTACATGGTAAGTGTGCTAACTAAAGCTTTCAGTTCTGTCAGAGGTAGTTCGAATTTAAATGTATATCTGAGACATTGTCTTATCTACCTC is a window of Cyprinus carpio isolate SPL01 chromosome B1, ASM1834038v1, whole genome shotgun sequence DNA encoding:
- the LOC109064232 gene encoding LOW QUALITY PROTEIN: interferon-induced GTP-binding protein MxA-like (The sequence of the model RefSeq protein was modified relative to this genomic sequence to represent the inferred CDS: substituted 1 base at 1 genomic stop codon) yields the protein MEKMSYTFSQQYEEKIRPCIDTIDRLRSLGVEKDLALPAIAVIGDQSSGKSSVLEALSGVALPRGSGIVTRCPLELKMIRTKDETKWHGRISYNEKEEDIHDPAEVEKKICEAQNEMAGAGVGISDELISLQITSASVPDLTLIDLPGIARVAVKGQPEDIGDQIKRLIKKFVTKQETINLVVVPXNVDIATTEALQMAQKEDPEGERTLGILTKPDLVDKGTEETVVDIVHNEVIHLTKGYMIVRCRGQKEIIDQVTLHEAIATEDVFFKDHPHFSKLYDEGFATIPKLAEKLTIELVHHIQKSLPRLEEQIEAKLAETQKELEAYGNGPPSDPAERLSFFIDKVTAFTHDMFNLTTGEEVKCASDLLVFPELREEFAEWNVVLYRSGVSFNRKIEKEVDNYEAKYRGRELPGFINYKTFEGLVREQIKLLEKPALKTLKTVSDVVRRKFIQLAQCSFIGFPNLLKIAKTKIEAIKQDKERLAESMLRTQFKMELIVYSQDGTYSQSLKHAKDKLEEAENAKLALKMKKSSIVSVDVDTGNHATLREMRLHLESYYMIASKRLADQIPMVIRYLLLQEAALELQRNMLQLLHDKDGIDNLLKEDSDIGQKRENLLKRQKRLMKARSLLVTF